One Entomomonas asaccharolytica DNA segment encodes these proteins:
- a CDS encoding integrase domain-containing protein, translated as MKKNKSKSLNQQLKQAAMQAKGSGTTEHARKLHVKRFSSYLKANNIQIRDISQIKTKYIQGYITQRLEQGVKKRTLKNEMSAIRKVLRMENRSKLANSPLISNEALGLTGDSRKGTKVAITDIQYQEIYQKAFQKSPALAATIEIARVLGLRGEEAVQSCQSLKTWQTALTNGASRLKVIFGTKGGRPRETTILDRTRVINAINNAVAIAEKQNGKLINKATLKQAMTYWRNHCSAIGLTGKLAPHSLRYAFAQDLMRYYKAQGHSEKEVMAMVSMDLGHGDGRGRYIKLVYGNTGVEQ; from the coding sequence ATGAAAAAGAATAAATCGAAAAGTCTGAATCAACAGTTGAAGCAAGCAGCTATGCAGGCTAAAGGTTCAGGAACAACAGAACATGCAAGGAAATTACACGTTAAACGCTTTAGTAGTTATTTAAAAGCCAATAACATCCAAATTAGAGATATAAGCCAAATCAAAACAAAATATATTCAGGGCTATATAACTCAGCGCCTTGAACAGGGCGTAAAAAAGCGAACCTTAAAAAATGAAATGTCCGCTATCAGAAAAGTACTGAGAATGGAAAATCGGAGCAAACTTGCCAACTCCCCTCTTATCAGTAATGAGGCTTTAGGATTAACAGGCGATAGTAGAAAAGGAACCAAAGTCGCTATTACTGATATTCAGTATCAAGAAATTTACCAAAAAGCCTTCCAGAAAAGCCCTGCATTAGCCGCCACTATTGAAATTGCCAGAGTATTAGGTTTAAGAGGTGAAGAAGCTGTACAAAGCTGCCAATCCCTTAAAACATGGCAAACAGCTCTGACTAATGGTGCTAGTAGACTTAAAGTTATTTTCGGCACGAAAGGCGGTAGACCAAGGGAAACGACAATATTAGACAGAACCAGAGTAATTAATGCCATCAATAATGCAGTAGCGATCGCTGAAAAGCAAAATGGAAAATTAATTAACAAAGCTACTTTGAAACAGGCAATGACTTACTGGCGTAATCATTGTAGTGCAATTGGGTTAACGGGTAAATTAGCACCTCATAGCTTAAGGTATGCCTTTGCTCAGGATTTAATGCGTTATTACAAAGCACAGGGACATTCAGAAAAGGAAGTCATGGCTATGGTTTCAATGGATTTAGGTCATGGTGATGGCAGAGGACGCTATATCAAGCTGGTTTATGGTAATACAGGAGTAGAACAATGA
- a CDS encoding tyrosine-type recombinase/integrase — MLSDTKLKSLKPKDKVYKVADRDGLYVTVAKSGLVTFRYDYKINDRRETLTIGKYGIITLAEAREKLMSAKKLIAQGISPAAEKQRLKEQTKSNSFSDWLERWLKDVNYKDSTRAIVEGIIKRDVMPKFGKKMLDEITGDVLRNQCEKVKQRGAAASAVRVRDIVGSVFTYAKARGVKCENPADYVAPSTIAVFTPRERSLSKREVGIFFNTLKNAQTSHSLKVALKLLMLTMVRKSNLINAKWDEIDFVNAEWTISAEKMKASRQGAGRPHVVYLSIQALDLFMQLHVLASGSEYVLPSFGQSKYGTVSLSSLNRAAAHTVELAQKNGLPIEKFVLHDMRRTASTHLHEAGYHSDWIEKALSHEQRGVRAVYNKAEYAEQRRTLLQDWADMVDQWIEEYKE; from the coding sequence ATGCTTAGTGATACAAAACTTAAATCTTTAAAGCCTAAAGATAAGGTTTATAAGGTTGCCGATCGTGATGGGCTCTATGTTACTGTTGCTAAATCAGGTCTTGTTACTTTCAGGTACGACTATAAAATTAACGATAGGCGTGAAACGCTGACTATTGGTAAATACGGAATTATTACGCTGGCAGAAGCAAGAGAAAAGTTGATGTCAGCAAAGAAGTTAATAGCTCAAGGAATATCACCTGCTGCCGAAAAACAGCGTTTAAAAGAACAGACTAAATCAAATAGCTTTAGCGATTGGCTCGAACGTTGGCTAAAAGACGTTAACTATAAAGATAGTACACGGGCTATTGTTGAAGGCATTATTAAGCGCGATGTAATGCCTAAATTTGGCAAAAAAATGCTTGATGAAATCACGGGTGACGTGTTGCGCAACCAGTGCGAAAAAGTCAAACAGAGAGGCGCGGCAGCATCAGCGGTAAGAGTACGCGATATTGTAGGTAGTGTTTTTACTTATGCTAAAGCCAGAGGGGTTAAATGCGAAAATCCAGCGGATTATGTGGCACCTTCAACTATCGCTGTGTTTACGCCAAGAGAGCGCTCCCTTTCAAAAAGAGAAGTTGGTATCTTTTTTAACACCCTTAAGAATGCACAAACTTCCCATTCATTAAAAGTCGCCTTGAAATTACTGATGTTAACAATGGTTCGAAAAAGTAATCTCATCAATGCAAAGTGGGATGAAATTGACTTTGTGAATGCTGAATGGACTATTTCTGCTGAAAAAATGAAAGCAAGTCGCCAAGGTGCAGGTCGTCCGCATGTCGTCTACTTATCAATACAAGCGTTAGACTTATTTATGCAACTGCATGTATTAGCGAGCGGTTCAGAATATGTTTTACCTAGTTTCGGTCAGTCAAAATATGGCACTGTATCGCTAAGTTCATTAAATCGAGCCGCTGCGCATACCGTTGAGTTAGCACAAAAAAATGGCTTACCAATAGAAAAATTTGTACTGCATGACATGCGCAGAACGGCCTCTACTCACTTGCATGAGGCAGGCTATCATTCGGACTGGATAGAAAAAGCGTTGTCACATGAGCAACGAGGCGTTAGAGCTGTTTATAACAAGGCTGAATATGCAGAACAGCGTCGTACGCTACTGCAAGATTGGGCTGATATGGTCGACCAATGGATTGAAGAGTATAAAGAATAA
- the guaB gene encoding IMP dehydrogenase, producing MLRINQEALTFDDVLLIPGYSEVLPNTVSLRTKLSRGIELNIPLISAAMDTVTEARLAIAMAQEGGIGIIHKNMTIEQQASEVRKVKRFEAGVVQHPITIEADKTIADLLKITKQYNISGVPVLSNGDLVGIVTSRDIRFESNMNTKIRDVMTPKDKLVTVKEGANKEEVRQLLHKHRIEKVLIVNDDFQLKGMMTVKDIEKAKTYPLATKDSEDRLRVGAAVGTSAETPDRIAALVEAGVDVIIVDTAHGHSKGVLDRVRWAKQNYPDLQVIGGNIATGEAAIALADAGADGVKVGIGPGSICTTRVVAGVGVPQISAIANVAAALKDRDIPLIADGGIRFSGDLAKAIAAGAYSVMMGSMLAGTEEAPGEIELYQGRSYKSYRGMGSLGAMAQAHGSSDRYFQDTSAGAEKLVPEGIEGRVPFKGAVGAIVHQMIGGLRAAMGYTGSSDISTMRARPEFVRITGAGMAESHVHDVQITKEAPNYRVG from the coding sequence ATGTTACGCATAAATCAAGAAGCACTTACCTTTGATGATGTCTTATTAATCCCTGGATACTCTGAAGTTCTGCCTAATACAGTTAGCTTAAGAACTAAGTTATCCCGCGGTATTGAACTCAATATTCCTCTTATTTCCGCTGCTATGGATACTGTAACCGAAGCTCGCTTGGCCATTGCTATGGCACAAGAAGGTGGTATTGGTATTATCCATAAAAATATGACTATTGAACAACAAGCCTCAGAAGTTCGCAAAGTAAAGCGTTTTGAAGCAGGCGTTGTGCAGCACCCTATCACCATAGAAGCAGATAAAACAATTGCTGATTTATTAAAAATCACTAAGCAATATAATATCTCAGGTGTTCCTGTTCTTTCTAACGGTGACTTGGTAGGTATTGTTACTTCACGCGATATTCGTTTTGAAAGCAATATGAATACCAAAATCCGTGATGTTATGACCCCAAAAGATAAATTAGTGACTGTTAAAGAAGGCGCTAATAAAGAAGAAGTAAGACAACTTCTTCATAAACACCGTATTGAAAAAGTACTTATCGTTAATGATGACTTCCAATTAAAAGGCATGATGACGGTCAAAGACATTGAAAAAGCTAAAACCTACCCTCTAGCAACAAAAGATTCTGAGGACCGTTTACGTGTAGGCGCTGCTGTTGGCACTAGCGCTGAAACACCTGATCGTATTGCTGCGTTAGTTGAAGCTGGGGTTGATGTTATTATTGTAGACACAGCGCATGGCCATTCTAAAGGTGTACTTGATCGTGTCCGTTGGGCTAAACAAAACTATCCAGACTTACAAGTTATTGGTGGCAATATTGCTACAGGTGAGGCTGCTATTGCTTTAGCAGATGCAGGTGCTGATGGCGTTAAAGTGGGTATTGGACCTGGCTCAATCTGTACAACCCGTGTAGTAGCAGGTGTTGGTGTACCGCAAATTTCTGCTATTGCCAATGTAGCCGCTGCTTTAAAAGATAGAGATATTCCGTTAATTGCTGATGGTGGTATCCGTTTTTCAGGTGACCTAGCCAAAGCTATTGCTGCTGGTGCTTATTCCGTAATGATGGGTTCTATGTTAGCAGGTACTGAAGAAGCGCCAGGTGAAATTGAACTTTACCAAGGCCGTTCTTATAAATCCTATCGAGGCATGGGCTCATTAGGTGCTATGGCTCAAGCGCATGGCTCTAGTGACCGCTACTTTCAAGACACCTCAGCAGGTGCTGAAAAGCTAGTACCAGAAGGCATTGAAGGCCGTGTACCTTTCAAAGGTGCAGTAGGCGCAATCGTTCATCAAATGATTGGTGGCTTACGTGCTGCGATGGGCTATACAGGTAGTAGTGATATTTCTACCATGCGCGCTCGTCCAGAATTTGTACGTATTACTGGCGCTGGCATGGCTGAATCACATGTGCATGATGTACAAATCACTAAAGAAGCACCTAACTATCGTGTTGGTTAA
- the guaA gene encoding glutamine-hydrolyzing GMP synthase, translated as MTQDIHAHRILILDFGSQYTQLIARRVREIGVYCELHPFDMDEQAIRDFNPKGVILSGGPESVHEANSPRAPQIVFELNIPILGICYGMQTMAEQLGGKVESSTIREFGYAQVDVIDKARLLEGIEDSIKDDGTPTLDVWMSHGDKVSQLPQGFKPLATTPSCPYAGMADNERHWYGVQFHPEVTHTKQGERILSRFILDICQCKALWTPANIIEDMTQRVREQVGDANVLLGLSGGVDSSVVAALLHKAIGEQLTCVFVDNGLLRLHEGDQVMAMFAENMGVKVIRADAEKLFLDKLVGISDPEQKRKIIGNTFIEIFDQESSKLTNIQFLAQGTIYPDVIESAGAKTGKAHVIKSHHNVGGLPEDMKLKLVEPLRELFKDEVRKIGLELGLPYNMVYRHPFPGPGLGVRILGEIKKEYADLLRQADHIFIEELHKADWYHKVSQAFVVFQPVKSVGVVGDGRRYAWVVALRAVETIDFMTARWAHLPYELLEKVSNRIINEIENISRVTYDVSSKPPATIEWE; from the coding sequence ATGACTCAAGACATACATGCTCATCGCATCCTTATCCTTGATTTTGGTTCTCAATACACCCAACTCATTGCTCGTCGAGTAAGGGAAATTGGCGTTTATTGTGAACTACATCCATTTGATATGGATGAGCAAGCCATTCGCGACTTTAATCCAAAAGGTGTGATTTTATCAGGTGGCCCAGAATCAGTACACGAAGCTAATAGCCCTCGTGCTCCACAAATTGTTTTCGAACTAAACATCCCTATTCTTGGTATTTGCTATGGGATGCAAACTATGGCAGAACAACTAGGTGGTAAAGTAGAAAGTTCTACTATACGTGAATTTGGTTATGCCCAAGTTGATGTTATTGATAAAGCACGCTTATTAGAGGGCATTGAAGATAGCATTAAAGATGATGGCACACCCACCCTTGATGTATGGATGAGTCACGGAGACAAAGTAAGTCAACTACCACAAGGCTTTAAACCATTAGCTACCACTCCTAGTTGCCCTTATGCAGGTATGGCAGACAACGAACGCCATTGGTATGGTGTACAGTTCCATCCCGAAGTAACCCATACTAAACAGGGCGAACGTATACTATCTCGTTTTATCTTAGATATTTGCCAATGTAAAGCTTTATGGACTCCTGCTAATATTATCGAAGATATGACACAGCGTGTCCGTGAGCAAGTAGGTGATGCAAACGTATTGCTCGGTTTATCAGGTGGTGTCGATTCATCTGTAGTTGCTGCCCTGCTCCATAAAGCAATTGGCGAGCAACTAACCTGTGTATTTGTAGATAATGGCTTACTACGACTTCATGAAGGCGATCAAGTAATGGCCATGTTTGCAGAAAATATGGGCGTTAAAGTTATTCGTGCTGATGCTGAAAAACTATTTCTAGATAAATTGGTTGGCATATCTGATCCTGAACAAAAACGCAAAATCATTGGTAATACCTTTATTGAAATTTTTGACCAAGAATCTAGCAAACTAACCAATATTCAATTCTTAGCACAAGGTACTATCTACCCTGATGTAATTGAATCAGCAGGTGCTAAAACAGGTAAAGCCCATGTAATTAAATCACATCATAATGTGGGTGGTTTACCAGAAGATATGAAATTAAAGCTAGTTGAGCCACTACGCGAACTTTTTAAAGATGAAGTGCGCAAAATAGGTTTAGAACTTGGCTTACCCTACAATATGGTTTATCGCCACCCCTTCCCCGGCCCAGGCTTAGGTGTTCGTATTCTTGGAGAAATTAAAAAAGAATACGCTGATTTATTACGTCAAGCTGACCATATCTTTATTGAAGAACTACACAAAGCTGATTGGTACCATAAAGTAAGCCAAGCCTTTGTAGTATTCCAACCTGTTAAATCTGTAGGCGTTGTAGGTGATGGACGACGTTATGCATGGGTAGTAGCACTACGCGCAGTCGAAACTATCGACTTTATGACCGCACGTTGGGCTCACCTCCCATATGAGCTACTCGAAAAAGTATCTAATCGTATTATCAATGAAATAGAAAATATTTCCCGAGTAACCTACGACGTATCAAGCAAACCACCTGCAACAATTGAGTGGGAATAG
- a CDS encoding JAB domain-containing protein, protein MDIKLGKNDKRYVEGSDDVYEIMQRILRRENKIDREKEHFWIIGMNEAGYILYIELIALGTVRSVPVEPMNIYRVAVMKNATRVIAVHNHPSGRLVPSKDDLDITDRLIQVGRILNIALVDHLIISTEAYESFRGMGLMDELEKSLKYVPTYQVIEQIRKEEKKIARDAIKATKEMLKTERAQKEALVFALFEKSVSVEAIAKILDVKVKEIERIINK, encoded by the coding sequence ATGGATATTAAACTCGGTAAAAACGATAAACGTTATGTAGAAGGTTCAGACGACGTTTATGAAATCATGCAGCGTATTCTACGTCGTGAAAATAAGATAGACAGAGAAAAAGAACATTTCTGGATTATCGGCATGAACGAAGCAGGATACATTCTGTATATCGAGTTAATTGCATTAGGCACTGTAAGATCTGTTCCAGTCGAACCTATGAATATCTATCGTGTTGCCGTAATGAAAAACGCTACACGGGTAATAGCCGTTCACAACCATCCTTCAGGACGATTAGTCCCCTCAAAAGACGACTTAGATATAACCGATCGCCTTATTCAGGTAGGCCGGATACTCAATATTGCCCTAGTAGATCACCTTATCATCAGCACCGAAGCCTATGAGTCTTTTAGAGGTATGGGCTTAATGGATGAGCTAGAGAAAAGCCTTAAGTATGTGCCGACTTATCAGGTGATAGAGCAGATTCGGAAAGAAGAGAAGAAGATTGCCAGGGATGCAATAAAAGCTACTAAAGAAATGCTTAAGACTGAGCGTGCTCAAAAAGAAGCTTTGGTTTTCGCCTTATTTGAAAAAAGTGTTTCTGTTGAAGCTATTGCAAAAATTTTGGATGTAAAAGTTAAAGAGATTGAAAGAATAATAAATAAATAA
- the parE gene encoding DNA topoisomerase IV subunit B: MANTTYTAEAIEVLSGLDPVRKRPGMYTDTTRPNHLAQEVIDNSVDEALAGYAKNVRVILHTDQSLEVTDDGRGMPVDIHPEQGISGVELILTKLHAGGKFSNKNYQFSGGLHGVGISVVNALSHRVEVHVKRDGNEYRMAFENGYKASELEVIGTAAKRNTGTSVRFWPDASYFDSAKFSLSRLKHLLKAKAVLCPGLTITFDDLNTDEHIEWFYEDGLKSYLAEAMQGFECVPATPFMGQLAGTKEAVEWAVLWLPEGGETLQESYVNLIPTPLGGTHVNGLRQGLLDAMREFCEFRNLLPKNMKLAAEDIWERISFVLSMKMQDPQFSGQTKERLSSREAAAFVGGTVKDAFSLWLNSNPEIGQQLAEFVISNAGKRLRAGKKVERKKVTQGPALPGKLADCATQDTNRSELFLVEGDSAGGSAKQARDKDFQAILPLRGKILNTWEVDGNQVLGSQEVHDIAVAMGIDPDSDDLSQLRYNKICILADADSDGLHIATLLCALFVRHFKPLVEAGHVFVAMPPLYRIDIGKEVFYALDEGERDGILDRIAADKKRGKVQVTRFKGLGEMNPSQLRVTTMDPNTRRLVQLTLDHFEETREMMDMLLAKKRASDRKQWLEDKGNLAEVLA; encoded by the coding sequence ATGGCGAATACAACTTATACAGCTGAGGCAATTGAAGTTTTATCAGGGTTAGATCCTGTTCGTAAACGCCCTGGTATGTATACAGATACAACCAGACCAAATCATTTGGCGCAAGAAGTTATTGATAATAGCGTTGATGAAGCATTAGCGGGTTATGCAAAGAATGTACGGGTTATTTTACATACAGATCAATCACTAGAAGTAACTGATGATGGTCGAGGAATGCCTGTGGATATTCACCCTGAGCAAGGTATTTCAGGGGTAGAATTAATCCTTACTAAACTTCATGCAGGCGGTAAGTTTTCCAATAAAAACTATCAGTTTTCAGGTGGTTTGCATGGTGTTGGTATTTCAGTTGTTAATGCGCTTTCACATCGTGTAGAAGTACATGTAAAACGCGATGGTAATGAATACCGTATGGCTTTTGAAAATGGCTATAAAGCTTCTGAACTGGAAGTTATTGGTACAGCAGCTAAGCGTAATACAGGAACAAGTGTCCGCTTTTGGCCAGATGCTAGTTATTTTGATTCGGCTAAATTTTCATTATCACGTTTAAAACATCTTTTAAAAGCTAAAGCGGTTCTTTGTCCTGGCTTAACAATTACCTTTGATGATTTAAATACTGACGAGCATATAGAGTGGTTTTATGAAGATGGTTTAAAATCTTACTTAGCTGAGGCTATGCAAGGTTTTGAATGTGTGCCTGCCACACCTTTTATGGGGCAATTAGCAGGCACTAAAGAAGCAGTTGAATGGGCGGTACTATGGTTGCCAGAGGGTGGCGAGACACTACAAGAAAGTTATGTGAACTTGATTCCTACGCCATTAGGTGGCACCCATGTAAATGGTTTGCGGCAAGGTTTATTGGATGCGATGCGAGAGTTCTGTGAGTTTCGTAATCTCTTACCTAAAAATATGAAGTTAGCCGCTGAAGATATTTGGGAACGCATCAGTTTTGTACTTTCTATGAAAATGCAAGACCCACAGTTTTCAGGACAAACCAAAGAGCGCTTATCTTCCCGTGAAGCAGCTGCTTTTGTGGGAGGAACGGTTAAAGATGCCTTTAGTTTATGGTTAAATTCTAATCCAGAGATTGGCCAACAATTAGCAGAATTTGTTATTAGTAATGCAGGTAAACGATTACGTGCAGGTAAAAAGGTTGAACGTAAAAAGGTTACTCAAGGGCCAGCTTTACCAGGTAAGTTAGCAGATTGTGCTACCCAAGATACTAATCGTTCAGAATTATTTTTAGTGGAAGGGGATTCAGCAGGTGGTTCTGCTAAACAAGCAAGGGATAAAGATTTTCAGGCTATTTTGCCACTACGTGGAAAAATTCTTAATACATGGGAAGTAGATGGTAACCAAGTGTTAGGTTCGCAAGAAGTACATGATATTGCTGTAGCTATGGGTATTGATCCAGATTCAGATGATTTAAGCCAGTTACGCTATAACAAAATTTGTATTTTAGCAGATGCGGATTCAGATGGATTACATATTGCTACCTTATTATGTGCGTTATTTGTTCGGCATTTTAAACCATTAGTGGAAGCAGGGCATGTATTTGTTGCGATGCCTCCCTTATATCGCATAGATATTGGTAAGGAAGTATTTTATGCCTTAGATGAAGGTGAGCGTGATGGTATTTTAGATCGTATCGCTGCTGATAAGAAAAGGGGTAAAGTGCAGGTGACACGTTTTAAAGGGCTAGGTGAAATGAACCCTTCTCAATTGCGTGTGACTACTATGGATCCCAATACTCGTCGTTTAGTGCAATTAACCTTGGATCATTTTGAAGAAACGCGCGAAATGATGGATATGTTATTGGCTAAAAAGCGTGCTTCTGATCGTAAACAATGGTTGGAAGATAAAGGAAACCTCGCTGAGGTATTGGCTTAA
- a CDS encoding TIGR04141 family sporadically distributed protein has protein sequence MKTRPFSIFLLKQGYNASNSIKPTSDLLSNIGASNLPESASLYIADNMETTPWWVNYFGIESNLTQKNKGALIFLPVDDRCFALSFGFVSHHLIDASYEYDFGLKVTLNSLDPQELRSADIVDPSAARRKRMQLPITSDLTYLDFDSNSEILKSLTGKVKSEYVNLFKNATGSISLRVGLKIEPENLLGLCQQLLTLYNSEEYLTSFPNIQKIMPEKDPVKVAILNNILLENFINRNQDLLLSVPEIIDYKDNIFCTFSGKAGIQKVYSDVSLNGFYDYLDDRGINEITLDILKKTELNLCDSDGKTTGSYSVYRSLIFDTPLQSDNHIYHLCEGEWYRIDTDYLAKLKESIDAVCEDTNLIAYNHDNRNNGVLTYSEENYNQAAIEGKENFFCLDQTNISPDGYSQIEPCDILTFNEQAEQCILYHIKISSRSSQLSHLFNQGANSIELLYLEETCRDKLKELLQQQINNDLTIINNIIDKKNYKVIFGIITKKDKNLRSDNLPLFSKISLLRVLRALELSKTEVSLTFIQDDSLIKEGYSKHPQIIAIIKNDEHGKKELYPFQGQVFSHTIKINRCDKNIKEHDVDTKFKVYVKENENGELTYLRSGGYEVIQ, from the coding sequence ATGAAAACTAGACCCTTTTCTATTTTTCTTCTCAAACAAGGTTATAACGCAAGTAATTCTATAAAGCCTACTAGTGACTTACTTTCCAATATTGGCGCTAGTAATTTACCTGAAAGTGCATCTTTATATATTGCAGATAACATGGAAACCACTCCTTGGTGGGTAAATTATTTTGGTATTGAAAGTAATTTAACCCAGAAAAATAAAGGGGCATTAATATTTTTACCTGTAGATGATAGGTGTTTTGCTTTATCGTTTGGATTCGTATCTCATCATTTAATTGATGCATCTTATGAATATGACTTTGGTTTAAAAGTTACTCTTAATAGTTTAGATCCACAAGAACTTAGAAGTGCAGATATTGTAGACCCTAGCGCCGCCAGAAGAAAAAGAATGCAGTTACCAATAACATCCGATTTAACATATTTAGATTTTGATAGTAATAGTGAGATATTAAAAAGCTTAACAGGTAAAGTTAAGAGTGAATATGTTAATTTATTTAAAAATGCTACAGGTTCAATAAGTTTGAGAGTAGGTTTAAAAATAGAACCTGAAAATTTATTAGGGTTATGTCAACAACTTTTAACATTATATAATAGTGAAGAATATTTAACATCATTTCCCAATATTCAGAAAATAATGCCTGAAAAAGATCCAGTAAAAGTTGCAATATTAAACAATATTCTTTTAGAGAATTTTATTAATAGAAACCAAGATCTATTATTATCAGTACCTGAAATTATAGACTATAAAGATAATATTTTCTGTACATTTAGTGGTAAAGCAGGTATACAAAAAGTATACTCTGATGTATCACTCAATGGTTTTTATGATTACTTAGATGATCGTGGTATAAATGAAATTACATTAGATATATTGAAAAAAACCGAATTAAACTTATGTGATAGTGATGGGAAAACTACTGGATCATATAGTGTTTATCGTAGTTTGATTTTTGATACTCCTCTTCAATCAGATAATCATATTTATCATCTATGTGAAGGTGAATGGTATCGTATTGATACCGACTATCTAGCTAAACTAAAAGAATCTATTGATGCAGTATGTGAAGATACCAATCTTATTGCATATAATCATGATAATAGAAATAACGGAGTTTTGACATATAGTGAAGAAAATTATAATCAAGCAGCTATAGAAGGAAAAGAAAACTTTTTTTGTTTAGATCAAACAAATATTAGTCCTGATGGGTACTCTCAAATTGAACCTTGCGATATATTGACGTTTAATGAGCAAGCTGAACAATGTATTTTATACCATATAAAAATATCCTCTCGCTCATCACAGCTAAGCCATCTTTTTAACCAAGGAGCAAATTCAATTGAATTATTATATTTAGAAGAAACTTGTAGGGATAAATTAAAAGAGTTACTACAGCAACAAATAAATAATGATTTAACTATAATTAACAATATTATTGATAAAAAAAATTATAAAGTAATCTTTGGAATAATAACAAAAAAAGATAAAAATCTTCGCTCAGATAATCTTCCATTGTTTTCAAAAATTAGCTTATTAAGAGTGTTGCGTGCACTCGAGCTATCAAAAACAGAAGTATCGCTTACATTTATTCAAGATGATAGTCTAATAAAAGAAGGCTATAGTAAACATCCTCAGATAATAGCAATCATTAAAAATGATGAACATGGAAAAAAAGAGCTTTACCCTTTCCAAGGACAAGTTTTTTCTCATACTATAAAAATAAATCGTTGTGATAAAAATATAAAAGAGCATGATGTTGATACAAAATTCAAAGTATACGTAAAGGAAAACGAAAATGGCGAACTTACATATTTACGTAGTGGTGGATATGAGGTCATACAATAA
- a CDS encoding helix-turn-helix transcriptional regulator, with the protein MSKTLLRLPQVMEKTGLKRATIYLHIKQNTFPKQFKIGQRAVAWLESDIDAWIDERLARKERKSK; encoded by the coding sequence ATGAGCAAAACTCTACTCCGATTACCTCAAGTAATGGAAAAAACTGGCTTAAAAAGAGCCACTATTTATCTACACATTAAACAAAATACATTTCCTAAGCAGTTCAAGATAGGCCAACGAGCCGTAGCTTGGTTAGAGAGCGATATTGATGCTTGGATTGATGAGCGTTTAGCTAGAAAGGAGAGAAAAAGTAAATAA
- a CDS encoding YqiA/YcfP family alpha/beta fold hydrolase — MKSLIYIHGFNSSAKGFKCQQIKDLMLERGQISHFRAPNLSLSPLEAIDQLKEIILSLEKPTLIGSSLGGYYATYLAERYQLKALLINPAVLPHKFFGKNFDEQESLQDNQLLATEEIGKVLKDVFDSEQKFIESYVKELATLETPMPTEKERFKVWLKAGDDVLDHRFAKEWYKNCDLTIDAGGDHSFSDFAERVPEILEWAEIPNN; from the coding sequence ATGAAATCATTAATATACATACATGGTTTTAACAGCTCAGCTAAGGGATTTAAATGTCAACAAATTAAAGATTTAATGCTTGAAAGAGGTCAAATTAGCCACTTTAGAGCGCCTAATTTGTCGCTAAGTCCTCTGGAAGCTATTGATCAGCTTAAGGAAATAATACTTAGTCTAGAAAAGCCTACGCTTATAGGCAGCTCTTTAGGTGGTTATTACGCTACTTATTTAGCTGAAAGGTATCAATTAAAGGCATTATTGATTAATCCAGCCGTTTTACCCCATAAATTTTTTGGTAAAAATTTTGATGAACAGGAAAGTTTGCAAGATAATCAACTTTTGGCTACTGAAGAAATTGGTAAAGTATTAAAAGATGTCTTTGATAGTGAGCAAAAGTTTATTGAGAGTTATGTGAAAGAGCTTGCTACCTTAGAGACACCTATGCCAACCGAGAAAGAGCGTTTTAAAGTATGGTTAAAAGCAGGTGATGATGTATTAGACCATCGTTTTGCAAAAGAATGGTATAAGAATTGTGATTTGACTATTGATGCAGGTGGCGACCATAGTTTTTCAGACTTTGCTGAACGTGTACCTGAAATTTTAGAGTGGGCAGAAATACCTAATAATTAA